CCAAGAGAGTTCAAGCTGTATGAACGAGGACGGACTGCGGGCATATATCCGGCCTCTAAGCGAACTGCAGATGGCAGTTTAGGCCGTGATGGAATGTGCGCTCTTGCGCCTTCTCAGAATAGCGGCCTTCGATGACCGGCTCCTCTTCCAGGGCGAGAAAGAGCGGGTCCGACCATGTCGCCATCAACCGGGTTCACCTTTTTTTGATCGCCGGTGTCGTGCGCTGGCAAGGCCCAGATGATCCGTGCGTTCTTATTGGGTACCGCCACGCAAGCCCTCTGTGCCACTCGCTCGCCGAGCACCTCCTGCTCCACATCCACGATACCGAGTGGGTAGTTAAGTGATATCGCAATGACTTTATCGGTGTTATTTATGCCTGCCTTAATCATAAAGTGCGCTGTAGGAACGCTCCGTCTCGAAGTACGGTGACGCCCAGCCGCCCCAAATACTCATGCGCGGGCTGTCCCGAGGCAGGACATCTAGTGGGTAATGGACCACGCTTCCAACATGGTCAAAAGCTTGCTCGATCAGGCACACGCGAAGGGGTACAATATTCCCCAGGTTTCGACGACTGATAACTGATCAGGGTTGATGCCGTTGGGCCGGTTGTGAGGTGTCTTCATCAGAGGGGATGACGTCCTCAACGATGTGCTGACCTTGACGTTGACCGGGACACTCATTCGAAGCCAAGTCCCCGAGTGAGCCGTGGGAAGGACGATGCGTGTAGTCGCACCGCCTATTCCTTAATGGCCCACTCGGTAGCCAACGATGCGAACGAGTAACACGTTCAGGCAATGGTCGCGGAGACGCCCGTTGAATGATTCAATCCAGGCACTTTCCACTGGCTTGCCGGGACGAATGAAGTCGAGTTGGATCCCGCGCCGATAGTCCCAATTTCCCAGGATCGCGATAAAACCCCATCCCATGATTCACTGCGATTGAGCAGGACACTGCTGGTCTGTCCAATACACGCCGACCTTCGTCCAGACAGACTATCCATCCTGACAACTACGCACTTGCGTGAACAGCCGACCGCGTGGTTGACTGAAAAAGGGTGAAGGTCTCTGCCTTGGTAGTGCCCACCCAGGGCGGGAAGAGGTCTCGGCATCCTCCTGGCGGGATCTGCCTTCACCCCCAAAACCTCAACAATCAGATCACTTCTTCTTGCCCCACGATGACAGGCTCCACCAGCCGAGGCTGTTCCAACCTCTCACAAACCAAAATAATACGCTGAACAATTCATCTCAAGTCATTGATACAGAATACTTTTCATAAACATATCCACCCCGCATAATCTGCAGAACATTTCCATTCCATCCCCCCTCTTTTGCTCCCTCGCCATCCCCTCCTCCACGGTATTCTCACCCTCCTACTTGCTCGGTATTGTTGAGCATGCACGCATCACCCCCCACAGAAAAGTCCGTCGGCCTGAAGCGCGACGCAATTCCGTTTCAATTCACCGGAGGTCGTATGCACAAACAAGTAGGAAGAATCGGTTCCGTGCGCCGAGAACTTCACGGGAAGGCCTGCCCTTTTTGCGGAGGACAGAAGTATCAACTTGTGCTTCGTGCTGCCACGCTTCCATCTACCGACGGCCTCCTCGCTCGCTGCAGCCAATGTCAACGAACCAAAGAAGTTGATGAAGATCTTGGCCGCATCCTCTGGATGTAGCAACCGGGCCCTTCAATTTCTCCACGAATAACGGTCGAAGCACGAGGATCCATGGCGAACGCTCACAGATCGATCAAATCTCGAACCCATCAGAAGTCACATGCCCTGCGGATGCTCCTGACGAGCGGGGTGATCCGGGCGGCCGACGTGGATCCTCCAGAGATATCCGACGCACGATTCCAAACGAGCCCTACCCGCACACTCTTCCCAAGCAAATCAGTGCATACCAAACTGATTCACACGACAGGGCACAAACGGCACTTGGGCCTACTTGCCCACTGGCATACCACCTTCGTCGATATCCTCAGGGAATTCGGAAAACGGTAACGCTGACATGCCCTCCCCGCCGTCTCACTGCATAGAGAGAAGCGCAAAATCCTTCGCGAGAATCACTTGAGTGCGATCCATGCTCTAGGGTATGATCCCCCTTCTTTGAGTGGAACAGGATCCTAGTCGACGGCGTCCAGGCGCGAGAGATCCACACACAGTCTGTGGCTTGCGGAGAGGTGGCCGAGTGGCCGAAGGCACCGGTTTGCTAAACCGGCACAGGTCAAAAGCCTGTCGCGGGTTCAAATCCCGCCCTCTCCGCCACACCCACGATGAAGAGTTGATTTTTGGACGGTGATACTGTAGACAGAAACCCCTCTCAAATTCTTCCGGAATGCCGAGGTAGCTCAGTTGGTAGAGCACAGCCCTGAAAAGGCTGGTGTCGACAGTTCGATTCTGTCCCTCGGCACCATATTTCCTTCAAATTCTTTCAGGTCCCTCAGCAACGCAGTCCTTAGTGTTTCGCGCAGTCGGTTCTCAAGACTAAACCGGCAAAGGTTAAGCTAGATAATTGGAGGACGGTCAAGAGCAGACTAGAACCTATCTCAAAATAGTTGACGGCACGAAGTTCCATCCTTATAAGTGCCATCATGCTGCGGTTGCGCGATGACCACTGGGATCGGATACGCGAACATTTTCCCGAAGAGCACATTTCGGACAGTCGGCCGGGGCGCAAACCAATCCCGACGCGGGCTGTTCTGGAAGCGGTACTCTGGATTCTGAATACGGGAGCCCAGTGGCACCTGTTGCCACAGTGCTACCCCAACTACAAAACGGTTCATCGTCGATTCCAACAGTGGTGCCAACAAGAGGTTCTGCGCGAGGTGCTGACCCAGTTGGCCAACACGCTGCGCGACGAAGGAACCATCGATGAACGCGAGAGCTTCATCGATGCCACCTTCGCTGCGGCCAAGGGCGGCGGCGAGGCGGTCGGGCTCACCAAACGCGGCAAAGGCGTGAAAATCCTGGCGATTGTGGATCGGCATGGCTTGCCGCTTTCTGTGAGCACCCATGCGGCGAATCATCATGAAGTCACCTTGGTCCAACTCAGTTTCGACTTCTACATGCTCGAAGCCAAGCCCGAACATCTCATTGGGGATCGTGCCTATGACAGTGACGGCCTCGATGACGACTTGAAACAGAACGGCGTCAACATGATTGCGCCCCATCGCTCCACGCGCAAACTCAAGACCCAAGATGGCCGCCACTTACGTCGGTACGAACGCCGTTGGCTTGTCGAACGGTTCTTTGCCTGGCTCCAGTGGAAACGACGGCTCCTGATACGCTGGGAATACTACGCCACCAATTTCCTCGGCTTTGTGCAGCTCGCCTGCATCACCATGCTCCTGAAACAATTTTGAGATAGGTTCTAGGGTTCGTTACAGGGCTAATCCCCCATCGATATACTGCATGCTGAGCGAGAAAACGCCGTTCGGGTGACATTGAAGTTACCGAAGACACGAGCAGGGAGCGGTTCCAGGTTGCTCACTACCAGTCAGACTCGGCGCTCCGCGCAATCCCCCCACACGCAAAGCTCATTGAGACAAAGTGAAAGAACATCTCCAGATCCAAATTGCACACGTAAATCTGCGAGGCCATCATTTTCTATTATCTCCAACCTCCCCAACCTGGTAGGCTGCTCTACAGGGTGAACGCATCCAACTGCCGGCTCACATCATTGGCCGACCTCGATTCGTCCCTACCCACCTGCCGGTTTCGCTGACCCGCTAAAAATGGATGCCTCTCTAGGAAAGAGCGAATCAGTTGTGCCTGTGACTTCCCCTCTTCTTTCTGTCATCATTCCTACCTTCAATGAGATCTCTACGTTACCGCTGGTATTGGAGAGAGTCTTGTCGCTCCCAGTGGACAAGGAAGTTTTAATTGTCAATGACGGCTCAATAGATGGAACACATGAG
The Nitrospira sp. CR1.1 DNA segment above includes these coding regions:
- a CDS encoding IS5 family transposase, producing the protein MLRLRDDHWDRIREHFPEEHISDSRPGRKPIPTRAVLEAVLWILNTGAQWHLLPQCYPNYKTVHRRFQQWCQQEVLREVLTQLANTLRDEGTIDERESFIDATFAAAKGGGEAVGLTKRGKGVKILAIVDRHGLPLSVSTHAANHHEVTLVQLSFDFYMLEAKPEHLIGDRAYDSDGLDDDLKQNGVNMIAPHRSTRKLKTQDGRHLRRYERRWLVERFFAWLQWKRRLLIRWEYYATNFLGFVQLACITMLLKQF